Proteins encoded by one window of Drosophila melanogaster chromosome X:
- the Ypel gene encoding Yippee-like, isoform D: protein MVKTFQAYLPSTNRTYSCVHCRAHLASHDELISKSFQGSQGPAYLFNSVVNVACGQTEERVLLTGLHAVADIYCECCKTPLGWKYEHAYESSQKYKEGKFIIELAHMIKENGWD, encoded by the coding sequence ATGGTGAAGACGTTTCAGGCCTATCTACCGTCCACGAATCGGACATACTCATGTGTTCACTGCCGCGCCCACCTCGCCTCCCACGACGAGCTCATATCGAAGTCGTTTCAGGGCAGTCAGGGACCGGCCTATCTGTTCAACTCGGTGGTGAACGTGGCCTGTGGCCAGACGGAGGAGCGTGTGCTCCTGACCGGCCTCCATGCGGTGGCGGACATCTACTGCGAGTGCTGCAAGACGCCGCTGGGCTGGAAATATGAGCACGCCTATGAGTCCAGCCAAAAGTACAAGGAGGGCAAGTTCATCATTGAGCTGGCGCACATGATCAAGGAGAACGGCTGGGACTGA